In Yarrowia lipolytica chromosome 1F, complete sequence, a genomic segment contains:
- a CDS encoding uncharacterized protein (Compare to YALI0F03861g, no similarity), with product MDLVPGKLRYLCIYNPTLGTTQKELHKQILYYHSEDGPVSVNEQLREIGLAQGMVEFSKELSGGERLTHVTSKKTRTLVVNLEGDIWAALCVHLPVEVRNGVVGEYTMKGLSGVDVMIGELRQCWGRWRLFNEHDERDVSYTSHVSGLKIDLNTDQRASNSTGSLVATKPKSSLCNEVVPDESRDGEETSDNVNSQSHDHSDADQEGTTDHDKPEPGDTSTVVQTNGSREQSRYVPEGATNVGVGASETIEPESSRSDGKAHDSSRDEENGKSDTVVDNGKKSHDLSASQITQGSTTSDSLRSSDALSSFFNAFSSCWNPNLHSRGILDSIPYTEIDRIKLSEDTTQVIEAVLSKDPNLVHCSIARSESRDLGNRTQGHSKIVYSSSPCFPLSFWLLECCDIGDEMAFAEESGFVSHVSIRKSRAQLADYASENPSPSPTYISKLGTLTQSTVSTLTSWNPWKQHYPNSEEAIAPEDDVEDGKFVVKGRVACTKEYGVSYLVVYQRAPLTFALLYKDTTDIVYPNLNLKLASLVEPVVRDIERGSGNPHYPKLLASPDPFYYIVVDSKQKTLTTNLRHVPFDTEVVNFVNPNPDPHNSEVAHVHAQFGRLMSQQEAFLGHEKLARSNQNWWFYWTRLPDQRQIYMARKWLKSKPSADGHSVVNAMGKSAKLWLDGYVKTGLT from the coding sequence aTGGACTTGGTACCAGGCAAACTGCGCTACCTGTGCATCTACAACCCGACTCTGGGGACCACGCAAAAGGagttacacaaacagatCCTTTACTACCACTCGGAAGATGGTCCCGTGTCTGTGAACGAGCAGCTGCGGGAGATAGGTCTGGCGCAGGGCATGGTGGAGTTCAGCAAGGAGCTGAGTGGCGGCGAGAGATTGACGCACGTGACCTCAAAAAAGACGAGGACCTTGGTGGTCAATCTGGAGGGCGACATCTGGGCCGCTCTTTGTGTCCATCTGCCTGTGGAGGTCAGGAATGGGGTCGTTGGGGAGTACACCATGAAGGGGTTGAGTGGAGTTGATGTGATGATTGGAGAGTTGAGACAGTGCTgggggagatggaggttATTTAACGAACATGATGAACGTGACGTGAGTTAcacgagtcacgtgagtggCTTGAAGATTGATCTGAATACAGATCAAAGGGCTTCCAATAGCACAGGGTCTCTCGTTGCGACGAAACCCAAGAGCAGCTTATGCAACGAGGTAGTTCCTgacgagtcacgtgatggtGAGGAGACTAGTGACAATGTCAACAGCCAGTCACATGATCACAGCGATGCTGACCAGGAAGGTACCACAGATCACGACAAACCTGAGCCAGGAGACACCTCGACAGTGGTCCAGACCAATGGGTCGCGTGAACAGTCGCGTTATGTGCCGGAAGGTGCTACcaatgttggtgttggtgcAAGCGAAACAATTGAACCGGAGAGTTCCAGGTCTGATGGAAAGGCACATGATagttcacgtgatgagGAAAATGGCAAATCTGATACAGTTGTTGACAATGGCAaaaagtcacatgacctgTCTGCATCTCAAATAACCCAGGGATCGACCACATCAGACTCGCTACGTTCGTCGGATGctctctcctcctttttcAATGCCTTTTCCTCCTGCTGGAACCCCAATCTCCACTCCCGAGGCATCCTGGACTCCATTCCATACACGGAAATCGACCGGATCAAACTTTCCGAAGACACTACTCAAGTGATTGAGGCTGTTCTTTCCAAAGACCCCAACCTGGTTCACTGCAGCATCGCCCGAAgcgagtcacgtgaccttgGTAATCGCACGCAGGGCCACTCCAAAATTGTCTATTCCTCGTCACCCTGTTTCCCGCTATCTTTTTGGCTTCTGGAATGTTGCGACATTGGCGACGAAATGGCGTTTGCAGAGGAATCCGGGTTTGTGAGTCATGTGAGCATCCgcaagtcacgtgcccaaCTCGCAGACTACGCCTCCGAGAACCCCAGTCCTAGTCCTACTTATATTAGTAAGCTAGGCACCTTGACTCAAAGCACAGTCTCCACTTTGACATCGTGGAACCCCTGGAAGCAGCATTACCCCAACTCGGAAGAAGCAATTGCTCCAGAAGACGATGTAGAAGATGGCAAGTTTGTGGTCAAGGGTAGAGTTGCGTGCACCAAGGAGTATGGTGTTTCCTACCTAGTCGTCTACCAGAGGGCCCCCTTAACTTTTGCCTTACTCTACAAAGACACTACAGACATTGTCTATCCCAATCTCAATCTCAAGCTCGCCTCTTTGGTGGAGCCTGTGGTTCGGGACATTGAGCGTGGTTCTGGAAACCCGCATTACCCTAAACTGCTCGCCTCTCCGGACCCCTTTTACTACATTGTGGTCGACTCTAAACAAAAGACGCTGACCACGAATCTTCGTCACGTGCCGTTCGACACGGAGGTGGTCAATTTTGTGAATCCCAACCCAGACCCTCACAATTCGGAGGTTGCGCATGTACATGCCCAATTTGGACGGTTGATGAGTCAGCAGGAGGCATTTCTGGGCCACGAGAAGCTGGCCAGGTCTAATCAGAACTGGTGGTTCTATTGGACCCGGTTGCCGGACCAACGGCAGATATATATGGCTAGAAAGTGGCTGAAAAGCAAGCCTTCTGCTGATGGTCATAGTGTGGTAAATGCGATGGGAAAGAGTGCAAAATTGTGGTTGGATGGGTATGTCAAAACTGGATTGACGTAG
- a CDS encoding uncharacterized protein (Compare to YALI0F03839g, similar to Saccharomyces cerevisiae SRP54 (YPR088C); ancestral locus Anc_3.395, uniprot|Q99150 Yarrowia lipolytica Signal recognition particle 54 kDa protein) — protein sequence MSNSIELPYRITQTRLLHLRHYYSGHDQNKYKSLKMVLEDLGKRINGAFANLSKGGDIDEALDAMLKEVCSALLESDVNIKLVSQLRQKVKNSVKATPNGASKKKVIQKALFDELVNLVGVDESAASAAKFKPQKGKSNVVMFVGLQGSGKTTSCTKLAVYYQRRGFKVGLVCADTFRAGAFDQLKQNATKAKIPFFGSYTETDPVAVAAEGVAKFKKEKFEIIIVDTSGRHRQESELFTEMVDIGAAVKPDSTIMVLDASIGQAAEPQSRAFKDASDFGSIILTKMDGHAKGGGAISAVAATNTPIIFIGTGEHIHDLEAFSPKQFISKLLGIGDLQGLMETMQSLNLDQKKTMEHIQEGIFTLADLRDQMGNMLKMGSLSSIAGMIPGLSGMASSISDEEGTRRIKRMIYILDSMNQKELDSDGSIFKEVPSRITRVARGSGTSIREVEEVLQQQKMMASMASRMGGKNGMMSRMQNAQNNPAQMAAAQRRAQQMMGGGAGGMPGMGGMPGMGGMPGMGGMPGMGGGMPDMSALQGMFPGGMPDMGQMMNMVQNNPQMKAMARSMGLGI from the coding sequence ATGTCAAACTCTATCGAGTTACCCTACCGGATCACCCAGACCCGCCTACTGCATCTACGTCACTACTACAGTGGTCACGATcagaacaagtacaagtcgTTAAAGATGGTTCTTGAAGACCTCGGAAAACGAATCAACGGCGCGTTTGCCAACCTGTCGAAGGGCGGCGATATTGACGAGGCGCTGGATGCgatgctcaaggaggtATGTTCGGCTCTTCTAGAGTCCGATGTGAACATCAAGCTGGTTTCACAGCTTCGACAAAAGGTCAAGAACAGTGTTAAGGCGACGCCCAACGGTgcctccaagaagaaggtgatcCAAAAGGCGTTGTTTGACGAGCTGGTCAATCTGGTTGGGGTGGACGAGAGCGCTGCTTCTGCCGCCAAGTTCAAGCCGCAGAAGGGCAAGTCCAATGTGGTCATGTTTGTGGGTCTGCAGGGATCCGGAAAGACCACGTCATGTACCAAGCTGGCTGTCTACTACCAGCGGCGAGGCTTCAAGGTGGGATTGGTGTGTGCCGATACCTTCCGAGCTGGAGCGTTTGACCAGCTCAAACAGAacgccaccaaggccaagatcCCCTTCTTTGGCTCGtacacagaaacagacccCGTGGCGGTGGCAGCCGAGGGAGTAgccaagttcaagaaggagaagtttgaaATCATCATCGTCGACACCTCCGGACGACATCGACAGGAAAGCGAACTGTTTACGGAAATGGTGGATATTGGCGCTGCTGTGAAACCGGACTCGACAATCATGGTGCTCGACGCCTCCATTGGCCAGGCCGCCGAGCcccagtcacgtgccttCAAGGACGCCTCCGACTTTGGTTCCATCATCCTCACCAAGATGGACGGACACGCCAagggtggaggagctaTTTCTGCGGTGGcagccacaaacaccccCATCATTTTCATTGGTACCGGAGAGCACATTCACGATCTCGAGGCGTTTTCGCCCAAGCAGTTCATTTCCAAGCTGCTCGGTATCGGCGACCTCCAAGGTCTCATGGAGACGATGCAGAGTCTGAATCTCGACCAGAAGAAAACCATGGAGCACATTCAGGAGGGTATTTTCACACTGGCGGATCTCAGAGACCAGATGGGCAACATGCTCAAGATGGGATCGTTGTCCTCCATTGCTGGCATGATTCCGGGACTCTCGGGCATGGCGTCTTCCATTTCCGACGAAGAGGGTACCCGTCGAATCAAGCGAATGATCTACATTCTCGACTCTATGAaccagaaggagctggatTCGGATGGATCCATTTTCAAGGAGGTGCCTTCTCGTATCACACGAGTTGCCCGGGGCTCGGGAACCTCCATCCGGGAAGTCGAGGAGGTgcttcagcagcagaagatgatggCCTCCATGGCGTCGCGAATGGGCGGCAAGAACGGCATGATGTCACGAATGCAGAACGCCCAGAACAACCCTGCCCAGATGGCTGCAGCTCAAAGACGGGCCCAGCAGATGATGGGCGGAGGAGCCGGAGGAATGCCCGGCATGGGAGGAATGCCTGGAATGGGCGGTATGCCCGGAATGGGTGGAATGCCCGGTATGGGAGGTGGTATGCCTGACATGAGTGCTCTGCAGGGCATGTTCCCTGGAGGAATGCCTGACATGGGCCAGATGATGAACATGGTACAGAACAATCCTCAGATGAAGGCCATGGCGAGAAGTATGGGTCTCGGCATCTAA
- a CDS encoding uncharacterized protein (Compare to YALI0F03817g, similar to Saccharomyces cerevisiae YSH1 (YLR277C) and SYC1 (YOR179C); ancestral locus Anc_6.74, similar to uniprot|Q06224 Saccharomyces cerevisiae YLR277c BRR5 component of pre-mRNA polyadenylation factor), with product MARWSGQIMCFRVGHFLLVGHFLLVGNFLLTDDSDTFSFVALGGGREVGRSCHVISFKGKTIMLDAGVHPAHSGLASLPFYDEFDLSTIDILLISHFHLDHAASLPYVMQKTNFKGRVFMTHPTKGIYRWLLSDFVRVTSGAESDPDLYSEADLTASFNKIETIDYHSTMEVNGVKFTAYHAGHVLGAAMYTIEVGGVKVLFTGDYSREEDRHLNQAEVPPMKPDILICESTYGTGTHLPRLEREQRLTGLIHSTLDKGGKCLLPVFALGRAQEILLILDEYWEAHPDLQEFSIYYASALAKKCIAVYQTYINMMNDNIRRRFRDQKTNPFRFKYIKNIKNLDRFDDMGPCVMVASPGMLQSGVSRSLLERWAPDPKNTLILTGYSVEGTMAKQIINEPNEIPSAQNPDLKVPRRLAVEELSFAAHVDFQQNSEFIDLVDSKNIILVHGELNNMQRLKAALLAKYRGLKNSPREKTIYNPRNCEEVELAFKGVKVAKTVGKMAEEKPHVGQIISGVVVQKDFNYGLMGVADLREHVGLSTSSVLERQTVTVNAGVDLVKYHLEQMFGYVEMRETENVKIEEMEDDVAEEEEDKEVKQEVEDVTMEGEVKDETAEEVKKEEEVAEEFKQEVEGDSDTSAGTTFVVMNSVTVKHTPTSCTIEWVGSCLNDSIADAVLAILLTVDNSRASVKMSSKQCAHSHGHEDGHSNSSLDERVLQLSSILKAQFGDSYIVSEDGKSANIKIDAMEATISFSDLSVTGSPPPLVQRVQVAVDRAISLVAPLAQKLSAVDLVEGFKAIENVKDREENGEVKAEDEEKVKAEEKVKEEE from the exons atgGCGCGGTGGAGTGGGCAGATCATGTGCTTCAGAGTGGGTCACTTTCTACTCGTGGGTCACTTTCTACTCGTGGGCAACTTTCTACTT ACCGACGACTCCGACACATTTTCATTCGTGGCGCTCGGAGGTGGCCGAGAAGTTGGCCGATCATGTCACGTCATCTCGTTCAAAGGCAAGACTATCATGCTCGATGCCGGCGTGCATCCTGCCCATTCCGGCCTCGCCTCCCTGCCTTTCTACGACGAGTTCGATCTCTCAACCATTGACATTCTTCTCATTTCACATTTCCACCTGGACCACGCTGCTTCTCTCCCTTATGTGATGCAGAAGACCAACTTCAAGGGCCGGGTATTCATGACCCATCCCACCAAGGGTATTTACAGATGGCTCTTGTCCGATTTTGTGCGAGTCACCTCTGGAGCCGAATCGGACCCAGATCTCTACTCGGAGGCCGACCTCACCGCCTCGTTCAACAAAATTGAAACCATCGACTACCACTCCACCATGGAGGTTAACGGAGTCAAGTTCACAGCGTACCATgccggtcacgtgctcGGAGCAGCCATGTACACGATAGAAGTCGGTGGCGTCAAGGTGCTGTTCACCGGCGATTACTCTCGAGAAGAGGACCGTCACTTGAACCAGGCCGAGGTGCCGCCCATGAAACCAGACATTCTCATTTGTGAAAGCACATACGGCACCGGAACTCACTTGCCGCGTCTAGAACGTGAGCAGAGACTGACGGGACTGATTCACAGCACACTAGACAAGGGCGGAAAGTGTTTGTTACCAGTATTTGCTCTTGGACGAGCCCAGGAGATTCTTCTCATTCTCGATGAGTACTGGGAAGCCCACCCTGACCTCCAGGAGTTCTCCATCTACTACGCCTCTGCTCTGGCCAAAAAGTGTATCGCTGTTTACCAGACTTACATCAACATGATGAACGACAACATCAGAAGACGTTTCCGAGACCAGAAAACAAACCCGTTCCGGTTCAAGTATATCAAAAACATAAAGAATTTGGACCGTTTCGACGACATGGGTCCCTGTGTGATGGTGGCGTCTCCTGGAATGTTGCAGAGCGGTGTTTCGAGGTCTCTGTTGGAGAGATGGGCACCTGACCCGAAAAACACGCTCATTTTGACGGGTTACTCGGTTGAAGGAACTATGGCGAAACAGATTATCAACGAGCCTAATGAGATCCCCTCAGCTCAGAATCCGGACCTGAAGGTTCCGCGACGTTtggcggtggaggagctctcGTTTGCTGCCCACGTGGATTTCCAGCAAAACTCTGAGTTCATCGATCTCGTGGATTCCAAAAACATCATTCTGGTCCACGGtgagctcaacaacatgcAGCGtctcaaggctgctctTTTGGCCAAGTATCGAGGCCTGAAGAACAGTCCTAGAGAGAAGACCATTTACAATCCTCGAAATTGCGAAGAAGTCGAGCTCGCGTTCAAGGGCGTGAAGGTGGCCAAGACGGTTGGCAAAATGGCCGAGGAAAAGCCGCATGTTGGTCAAATAATTTCTGGAGTGGTTGTGCAGAAAGACTTCAATTACGGACTCATGGGCGTTGCTGACCTGAGAGAACACGTTGGACTGTCAACCTCTTCCGTTCTGGAGCGACAGACTGTGACGGTCAACGCAGGAGTGGATCTGGTCAAGTACCATCTCGAACAGATGTTTGGATACGTGGAAATGAGAGAGACGGAGAACGTTaagattgaggagatggaggacgacgtggctgaggaggaggaggacaaggaggtgaaACAGGAGGTAGAAGATGTGACCATGGAGGGTGAAGTCAAGGATGAGACCGcggaggaggtcaagaaggaggaggaggttgcgGAGGAGTTCAAACAAGAGGTTGAGGGTGATTCCGACACTTCTGCGGGAACCACATTCGTCGTGATGAACTCGGTCACAGTGAAACACACTCCCACAAGTTGCACCATTGAATGGGTGGGTTCCTGTCTCAACGACTCCATTGCCGACGCTGTTCTGGCCATTTTGCTGACAGTGGACAACTCCAGAGCGTCGGTGAAGATGTCTTCCAAGCAATGTGCCCATTCTCATGGCCATGAAGACGGCCACTCAAACTCCTCTCTCGACGAACGAGTTCTGCAGCTGTCTTCGATTCTGAAAGCTCAGTTTGGAGACTCGTACATTGTTTCTGAGGATGGCAAGTCGGCCAACATCAAGATCGACGCCATGGAAGCCACGATTTCCTTCTCTGATTTGTCTGTGACCGGctcacctcctcctcttgtTCAGAGAGTCCAGGTGGCTGTCGATCGGGCCATTTCGCTCGTCGCTCCTCTGGCTCAGAAGCTGTCGGCCGTGGACCTGGTTGAAGGTttcaaggccattgagaaTGTCAAGGATAGGGAAGAGAATGGGGAGGTGAAGgcagaagatgaagagaaaGTCAAGGCGGAGGAGAaagtcaaggaggaggagtaa
- a CDS encoding uncharacterized protein (Compare to YALI0F03883g, weakly similar to uniprot|Q01329 Saccharomyces cerevisiae YAL043c PTA1 pre-tRNA processing protein / PF I subunit, similar to Saccharomyces cerevisiae PTA1 (YAL043C); ancestral locus Anc_7.28), translated as MSLTEQLASLGQVADMAAKDAALYEQYVPSLLELASRPEKELQQWLADFLLDALASVLALEKRRELALKALTVVDKLLNGEPKTPILLSALIYPLVFSAVSLNPKLSSEWSTLTSLKERITSIWSNDPSPSVEIACIKFAQQLVLVQSRGQSGPADPRLAARSKPSAEANMSMVPPNHPLIHRSLEAEGQGSLDRLLGNLTGDDLSHDNQKIAEPIFTATVFALAPILKQRPEYGNRILQTVLAVDPVAMETKFTSKLAVRFCEKSLKMLVTHCLRNKIHVQLRHRMERFLAEVGRKRPAPVDDHVTKRQKTEEPTTNASTPTPVSMSTTMPPNADSYSALFTLIPANDPLVAFDARTLPQQLALQIALTGLLSVDEAVLRSRVGVVKQRWDNWQQQEKAKEEAKKSRSESRDIQNRRSESRDYRSGSREDDDDERDDSRSRGRAQSHNTGSRSRSRDVSMESRDSPVSRDSSLDSRVSSDYSQTETDSAVTFQLPPPEPLSESEKLTAGTEIVSRFLTQKDVAVATAKSLDIQKNAISKLAINEWTGGSWMVILSRLLSRGLAYDPETEPADSLKVQLSTHIRNQLLNMATTAFTANFEDVMTWLNEEWYSELIRYGKVTPATSVYYEYASRIMDTLVQTIDPDNWKYFIRLVGELPELDYGLVSKLKHLLIDPDRSVIGVRSLKYLIMLRPPTRDYCLDVIEEVYQENESLRGGFKQVLGKYRPLVVEGVERKMLEVKKEEASEEPKAQVKQEQ; from the exons ATGTCATTAACAGAACAGCTGGCGAGTCTTGGCCAGGTCGCAGACATGgccgccaaggacgccgCGCTATACGAGCAGTATGTGCCGTCTCTACTGGAGCTGGCTTCTCGTcccgagaaggagctgcAACAGTGGCTGGCGGACTTTCTGCTTGATGCGCTGGCGTCGGTATTGGCGCTGGAGAAACGACGCGAGCTGGCGCTCAAGGCGCTGACGGTGGTGGACAAGTTGCTGAATGGAGA GCCCAAAACCCCTATTCTCCTTTCCGCCCTCATCTACCCCCTGGTCTTCTCCGCGGTCTCCCTCAACCCGAAACTCTCCTCCGAATGGTCCACTCTGACCTCCCTCAAAGAGCGGATCACGTCCATCTGGAGCAACGACCCTTCACCCTCGGTCGAAATAGCATGCATCAAATttgcccagcagctcgtgCTCGTCCAGTCACGGGGCCAATCAGGTCCTGCTGACCCGCGTCTGGCCGCCAGATCAAAGCCGTCAGCCGAGGCCAACATGAGCATGGTGCCGCCTAACCACCCGCTCATCCACAGATCACTCGAGGCCGAGGGCCAGGGTAGTCTGGACCGCCTCCTAGGCAACCTCACTGGTGACGACTTGTCACATGACAACCAGAAAATCGCAGAACCCATTTTCACAGCAACCGTGTTTGCTCTGGCCCCCATTCTCAAACAAAGACCCGAGTACGGCAACAGAATTCTGCAAACGGTGTTGGCGGTGGACCCGGTGGCTATGGAGACGAAATTCACTTCCAAACTCGCCGTTCGCTTCTGCGAAAAGTCGCTCAAAATGCTGGTTACCCACTGCTTACGTAACAAGATCCACGTGCAGCTGCGACACAGAATGGAACGGTTTCTGGCCGAGGTGGGCCGAAAACGACCGGCCCCAGTCgacgatcacgtgaccaagcGCCAGAAGACGGAGGAGCCGACCACCAATGCATCTACACCTACTCCTGTATCCATGAGCACCACCATGCCCCCCAATGCAGACTCATATAGCGCTCTGTTCACTCTGATTCCTGCCAACGACCCGTTGGTGGCTTTCGACGCCCGGACGTTACCCCAGCAACTGGCGCTTCAAATCGCGCTCACCGGTTTGCTGAGCGTAGACGAAGCGGTTCTTAGAAGTCGAGTTGGAGTGGTGAAGCAAAGATGGGACAATTGGCAACAACAAGAAaaggccaaggaagaggccaagaagTCCAGAtctgagtcacgtgatatccAGAACAGACGAAGCGAGTCGCGAGACTACCGGTCCGGGTCCCgtgaagacgacgacgacgagagGGACGACTCCCGATCTCGCGGACGGGCTCAGTCGCACAACACCGGTTCCCGCTCTCGATCCCGCGACGTCTCCATGGAATCACGCGACTCTCCTgtttcacgtgattccTCGCTCGACTCCCGAGTTTCTTCCGACTATTCACAGACCGAAACCGACTCAGCAGTCACTTTCCAACTGCCACCCCCCGAGCCCCTTTCAGAGTCTGAAAAGCTTACGGCCGGAACCGAAATCGTGTCGCGGTTTTTGACACAAAAGGACGTAGCGGTGGCAACAGCCAAGTCGCTGGATATCCAGAAGAATGCCATTTCCAAGCTGGCTATCAACGAATGGACCGGCGGTTCGTGGATGGTGATTTTGAGTCGATTGTTGAGCCGTGGTCTTGCTTATGACCCCGAAACCGAGCCTGCCGACTCTCTCAAGGTCCAACTTTCCACTCACATTCGAAACCAGCTGTTGAACATGGCCACTACGGCGTTTACAGCGAATTTCGAGGACGTCATGACCTGGCTCAACGAAGAATGGTACTCGGAGCTGATCCGGTACGGTAAAGTTACTCCAGCCACGTCTGTCTACTACGAGTATGCTTCCCGTATCATGGACACTCTTGTTCAGACCATTGATCCCGACAACTGGAAGTATTTCATCAGACTGGTGGGCGAGCTTCCCGAGCTCGATTACGGCCTGGTTAGTAAGCTCAAGCATCTTCTGATTGACCCTGATCGGTCGGTTATTGGTGTTCGGTCGCTCAAGTATCTTATCATGCTGCGTCCTCCTACCCGAGACTACTGTCTCGATGTCATTGAGGAGGTTTACCAGGAGAATGAGAGTCTGAGAGGCGGTTTCAAGCAGGTTCTGGGCAAGTATAGACCGTTGGTTGTTGAAGGAGTTGAGAGGAAGAtgttggaggtgaagaaggaggaggcttcTGAGGAGCCCAAAGCACAGGTGAAGCAGGAGCAATAG